A single region of the Neodiprion pinetum isolate iyNeoPine1 chromosome 5, iyNeoPine1.2, whole genome shotgun sequence genome encodes:
- the Trf2 gene encoding TATA box-binding protein-like 1: protein MATAIQKNGMKHLTNGALNHVDNVSSLERAGMHPDSKDVMLAEEQEQPEIQGDMEVRETEAAEMEAPEIDIVINNVVCSFSVRCHLNLRKIALEGSNVEYRRENGMITMKLRRPYTTASIWSSGKVTCTGATSEDQAKIAARRFARSLQKLDFKVRFNNFRVVNVLGTCCMPFAIKITSFSVRHKDIADYEPEIHPGVTYKLKEPKATLKIFSTGSVTVTAPSVAAVQAAIEHIFPLVYEFRKERTPEDQLALQIKKRGLAGNKRTGNCTGAFPPEVVPVPDDDAMGSDDEGDASDASWN, encoded by the exons ATGGCAACTGCTATTCAAAAGAATGGCATGAAACACCTGACGAACGGAGCACTAAATCACGTCGACAATGTCAGCAGTCTGGAAAGGGCAGGAATGCACCCGGACAGCAAGGATGTTATGCTCGCCGAGGAACAGGAACAGCCTGAGATACAGGGGGACATGGAAGTTCGCGAGACTGAGGCTGCTGAAATGGAGGCCCCCGAGATAGACATTGTGATAAACAACGTAGTGTGCAGTTTCAGCGTCAGATGCCACCTTAATCTGCGCAAGATTGCGCTTGAAGGATCAAACGTCGAGTACCGGAGAGAAAATGGG ATGATAACCATGAAACTGCGCCGGCCTTATACGACTGCATCAATATGGTCATCAGGCAAAGTGACATGCACAGGAGCAACAAGCGAGGACCAAGCAAAGATCGCAGCCCGACGTTTTGCCCGCTCCCTGCAGAAGCTTGACTTCAAAGTCCGCTTCAACAACTTCCGGGTAGTCAATGTCCTGGGGACTTGCTGTATGCCATTCGCCATAAAGATCACATCATTCTCTGTCCGGCACAAGGATATTGCGGA TTACGAGCCAGAGATTCATCCTGGAGTTACATACAAACTGAAGGAGCCAAAGGCCACTCTCAAGATATTCTCAACGGGAAGCGTTACTGTGACTG CTCCAAGCGTAGCGGCAGTACAGGCAGCGATCGAACACATCTTTCCACTAGTCTACGAGTTTCGCAAGGAACGAACCCCGGAGGACCAGCTCGCCCTGCAAATCAAGAAGCGGGGCCTGGCGGGAAACAAGCGGACCGGCAATTGCACCGGTGCCTTTCCACCGGAGGTAGTGCCGGTGCCGGATGATGACGCGATGGGCTCAGATGACGAAGGCGACGCCAGCGACGCAAGCTGGAACTGA
- the LOC124219657 gene encoding uncharacterized protein, which translates to MAKYLIFVVTIFHIVVSAVQAQAAQSGCNCAVFPMNSQTPIIEQSLQYNVSCDEEGAEICSQLCVALAQGAKDKAPAMICEKFGALVSNLTPAVFARSCGSKDEWKFTGLKSPEPICCLDAKETACEDSNTSA; encoded by the exons ATGGCCAAGTATCTCATCTTCGTCGTAACTATATTTCACATCGTTGTATCAGCTGT CCAAGCGCAAGCGGCCCAAAGTGGATGCAACTGTGCAGTCTTTCCGATGAACAGTCAAACGCCAATAATCGAGCAATCGCTGCAGTACAACGTGAGCTGTGACGAGGAGGGGGCTGAGATCTGTTCCCAACTCTGCGTGGCTCTG GCTCAAGGTGCAAAGGACAAGGCACCGGCAATGATTTGCGAGAAGTTTGGCGCTCTTGTGAGCAACCTGACACCTGCCGTCTTCGCGAGATCCTGCGGCAGCAAAGACGAGTGGAAGTTCACCGGGCTAAAGAGCCCGGAACCGATTTGCTGTCTTGACGCGAAGGAGACGGCGTGTGAGGACTCGAATACTTCAGCCTAG